The following proteins are encoded in a genomic region of Primulina huaijiensis isolate GDHJ02 chromosome 3, ASM1229523v2, whole genome shotgun sequence:
- the LOC140974570 gene encoding CST complex subunit CTC1 isoform X3: MGTHNDFGSVEEDTTILLKISDLIQRARPHTAASSLNPSRHVSTSKPHRNFDKNRRQAPFCQNPVPDTLKPLDYKAKLIGTLTLPSYATDCSIIKCSCFQFSDDSGSVCCDILDFDPKMIGTSIRVLSWNFFPSLKSESRSGKGGFLEILTWDFLQSCSENVCSFVGFSSFCLNFGDCKVSPKVKYLIFGRINSISPVYVVPCANDESVPQTLCGFLVSVFVCECKFCSSKFFMSELNGWCGENVKGHCFSKREIVYFCGSSSSWHPVISRLIGDVVLLSNLKKKMVFIGKEKSVLMYLTTNEVSFHIPKLYKKRTFIHNYDTRGKGEYGSYTGIVTGVYMKGMVAELDRDVMLLLTDQQLTIPHSLRVGAIVTLENVHVVDPKFSWGKMLILGACCRTSVNLKSFSPLDTGFYLKSHSQSLLRKFIDCLPYSTRLWVLLVISCFRKKFTGIFSDMEILGSKHKEGLAQKYALSHLPLSVIHVRRGVLLEFCKLSLCPVDHEVHYQLRLLLPIGHLISYCEASWKKILGDWSGGDDFSGSICPKKTVSCGGRFYAQSIRKVIYTEDIGVLVVGTLKVSLSSGRLQLVDATGGMDVVLDLPVLSVVWDIDRILEAKDFIIIIEGKPGKLVRLDLHREQLLSCRSIFDNASLPRRMKLSPCIYLKPSSEDSNLNPWSLLCDHKRNLQEHESGKFHLLLLTHKFPVQQMFQLGQAKKSAMFAQAIVLPWDLLVAEKNKESDVTLLSLDHLGDSLEKFTRSEKVFVHKRCKFDRSVIDASNIRSDAIGNGSFGHFPDPCDSYISCRTENCSCISNLPIELSCLISNSSVNYHRKGTLQYTDADNKIVPCCKPQKSTVLLEFNSESFCVFEALRIGSYYLVKHEEKDMICFAKRHSQIRPAKVFINAGMRFQSFVFSTIDSLQTSKASFLYSSRNLGQERFLNEIKDGSRKHFSSDVSTDNGCHEIKVTRPINNDGIENTNIRIIVPTGALNLLENLINTLCSSMEELDNQDSGGTKLDALKQSAGGTYPDHRLPEGNLITLQGLVTAFHDYNRISTPEQSTLVQDGEGLPMFLQGSGYFCVHVLVDGHIIRIIGNVNKQAYPIGLGRDTYVTFHRILRLSGQNKYMMMPVSFITIHYVSLVNEQHSDELNHTPVAIPTLAPAALISEVLQSSEPKPMQFCCRVVAVYVVVLEKNRNITQLQSGVR; the protein is encoded by the exons ATGGGGACACATAATGATTTTGGATCGGTGGAAGAAGATACAACGATTCTCTTGAAAATTTCTGACCTAATTCAACGGGCTCGTCCCCACACCGCGGCTTCGTCTCTCAATCCAAGTCGTCATGTCTCCACTTCAAAACCCCACCGAAATTTCGATAAGAACCGCCGTCAGGCACCCTTTTGTCAAAACCCCGTTCCCGATACATTAAAACCCTTGGATTACAAGGCCAAGCTTATCGGAACATTAACACTGCCCTCCTATGCTACTGACTGCTCTATAATTAAATGCAGTTGTTTTCAGTTCTCAGATGATTCCGGTTCTGTTTGCTGTGATATTTTGGATTTTGACCCGAAAATGATTGGTACAAGTATTCGGGTCCTTTCTTGGAATTTTTTCCCATCGTTAAAATCTGAAAGTCGGAGTGGTAAAGGTGGTTTCTTGGAGATTCTTACATGGGATTTTTTGCAATCATGCAGTGAGAATGTTTGTTCCTTTGTGGGTTTTAGTTCGTTCTGTTTAAATTTCGGTGACTGTAAAGTAAGTCCTAAGGTTAAGTATTTGATATTTGGAAGGATAAATTCAATAAGTCCTGTATATGTTGTTCCTTGTGCAAATGACGAAAGTGTTCCGCAAACTTTATGTGGTTTTCTTGTAAGTGTTTTTGTCTGTGAATGTAAATTCTGCAgttctaaattttttatgtcaGAATTGAATGGTTGGTGTGGAGAAAATGTTAAGGGTCATTGCTTTAGCAAAAGAGAGATTGTATATTTTTGTGGATCGAGCTCGTCCTGGCATCCTGTTATCTCCAGATTGATAGGTGACGTTGTTTTACTATCAAACTTGAAGAAAAAAATGGTCTTTATTGGGAAAGAAAAGTCGGTTTTGATGTATTTGACTACAAATGAAGTGTCCTTCCATATCCCCAAGTTGTATAAAAAGAGAACATTTATTCACAACTATGATACCAGAGGGAAAGGCGAATATGGTAGCTATACTGGAATTGTTACGGGTGTTTACATGAAGGGAATGGTTGCTGAGTTGGATCGCGATGTCATGCTACTGTTAACAGATCAGCAGCTCACTATACCACACAGTCTGAGAGTTGGAGCAATT GTGACTttggaaaatgttcatgttgTTGATCCAAAATTTTCATGGGGAAAAATGTTGATACTTGGTGCATGCTGTAGAACTAGTGTAAATTTGAAGTCATTTTCTCCACTGGATACTGG ATTCTATTTGAAATCACACTCCCAGAGTCTTCTTCGAAAGTTCATAGACTGTCTGCCGTACTCAACTAGACTATG GGTATTGCTTGTCATCTCATGTTTTAGAAAGAAGTTTACTGGGATTTTTTCTGATATGGAGATCTTGGGATCGAAACAT AAGGAGGGACTGGCTCAAAAATATGCTCTTTCACATTTGCCTCTATCAGTTATTCATGTTCGG CGTGGTGTCCTTTTGGAATTCTGCAAACTTAGTTTGTGTCCTGTTGACCATGAAGTTCATTATCAATTGAGACTG TTGCTTCCTATTGGTCATTTAATCTCTTATTGTGAGGCCTCATGGAAGAAAATTCTTGGTGACTGGAGCGGCGGTGATGATTTTTCTGGTAGTATCTGTCCGAAAAAGACTGTATCTTGCGGTGGCAGATTTTATGCACAATCAATCAGAAAAGTAATATACACAGAAGACATTGGTGTGCTTGTAGTTGGAACTCTAAAG gtcTCTTTGTCTTCTGGAAGATTGCAACTTGTTGATGCAACTGGTGGCATGGATGTCGTACTTGACCTTCCAGTGCTTTCAGTAGTGTGGGACATTGATAGGATTTTAGAG GCAAAAGAttttatcataattattgaaggCAAACCTGGAAAACTGGTCCGATTGGATTTGCACCGAGAACAGTTATTATCCTGCCGAAGTATCTTTGATAATGCTTCACTACCTAGAAGGATGAAATTGTCCCCTTGTATTTATCTGAAGCCAAGTAGTGAAGATTCCAATCTTAATCCATGGTCTCTACTATGCGATCACAAGAGAAACTTGCAGGAGCATGAAAGTGGGAAGTTTCACTTGCTTTTATTGACACATAAATTTCCCGTTCAGCAAATG TTTCAACTTGGTCAAGCGAAAAAATCAGCCATGTTTGCTCAGGCCATAGTCCTGCCTTGGGATTTACTTGTTGCTGAGAAAAATAAAGAATCAGATGTCACTCTGCTTTCTTTGGACCATCTGGGAGATTCTCTTGAAAAATTCACTAGATCTGAGAAAGTTTTTGTTCATAAGAGATGTAAATTTGACCGATCTGTAATTGACGCATCAAATATTAGATCAGATGCCATTGGAAATGGATCATTTGGCCATTTTCCAGATCCCTGTGATTCTTATATCAGCTGTCGCACTGAAAATTGCAGTTGTATTTCGAATCTCCCAATAGAATTGTCATGTTTGATTTCTAATAGTAGTGTGAATTATCATCGCAAGGGTACTTTGCAATACACAGATGCAGATAATAAGATTGTTCCTTGCTGCAAACCCCAAAAGAGCACCGTTTTGCTGGAATTCAATTCAGAGAGTTTTTGTGTCTTTGAG GCATTAAGAATCGGTAGCTATTACCTGGTCAAACATGAGGAGAAAGATATGATATGCTTTGCTAAGAGGCATTCTCAAATCCGTCCTGCTAAAGTATTCATCAATGCTGGAATGCGTTTTCAGAGTTTTGTGTTCTCAACTATAGATAGTCTTCAAACTTCAAAAGCATCTTTTCTCTATTCGTCACGGAATTTGGGTCAAGAACGATTCTTGAATGAGATCAAGGATGGTTCGAGAAAACATTTTAGCAGTGATGTGTCAACAGACAATGGATGCCATGAAATTAAAGTCACCCGTCCAATTAACAATGATGGTATAGAGAATACAAATATCAGGATAATTGTTCCCACCGGTGCTTTGAATTTACTCGAGAATCTTATCAACACATTGTGTTCTTCTATGGAAGAATTAGACAATCAGGACTCTGGTGGTACCAAACTTGATGCACTAAAACAATCCGCAGGAGGTACATATCCTGATCATCGATTGCCCGAGGGAAACCTTATAACATTACAGGGTCTTGTAACGGCATTTCATGACTACAATCGAATTTCAACTCCTGAGCAATCAACTCTTGTTCAGGACGGCGAAGGTCTGCCAATGTTTCTCCAAGGAAGTGGCTATTTTTGTGTCCATGTTTTAGTGGATGGTCACATA ATCAGAATAATCGGCAATGTAAATAAACAAGCTTATCCTATTGGATTAGGGCGAGACACCTATGTGACATTTCACAGAATTCTTCGATTAAG TGGGCAAAACAAGTACATGATGATGCCTGTATCGTTCATCACAATTCACTATGTTAGCTTGGTGAATGAACAGCACAGTGATGAATTGAACCATACACCAGTCGCAATTCCAACTTTGGCTCCTGCAGCTCTAATATCTGAGGTGCTGCAATCATCGGAGCCTAAACCGATGCAATTTTGTTGCAGG GTTGTGGCTGTTTATGTTGTTGTGCTGGAGAAGAACAGAAATATAACTCAATTGCAATCAGGCGTTAG ATGA